One window of the Pseudomonadota bacterium genome contains the following:
- a CDS encoding TolC family protein, with product RGIEAPDAKPLLPMPRPIYVCAAHIASLLTALTRTPAVAQAPATPAPLRAAAQAVPSPTPQTVAPKTAPAPVRARLTVSQAVANAQAQSPIIAAARKNVEVSVAQLNQAYSTYYPNLSLSSSYQHAYSESTVTVNGNSVDPSTGSLVFSKSNKTQASSRDTITGSTSLTQTLYDFGQRTLQVRAAEQNVAALKNQLAGKRNDVTLNVRQQFFSAFVNQVLVKINEQAVASNTEHVRQAEELYRAGTKARVDITMAQANLATARFNLVKAQGALRTAWVNLNVAMGAPRDTPYDLDLEQTDDVPVSLDTPRLLQIALARRPDLLALLAQMRATLCTLELQYRLNLPVFSASVSYGYTGVPSPLDVFWNGGVSLRWSVFNGFLTHYQASQYRAQAESQALQLENLRLTVFGQVENDCIAFEQARIAVDTAQVGVTNAQENYRLARERYAVGLGSSVDFIDAQTTLTQAQSNLATAQSDLRTARAQLERDTAVESIKDLPPPASPIVPERIPGSTLKLPDVPTPRPDSATNLQERRP from the coding sequence ACAGAGGGATCGAGGCGCCCGATGCGAAACCGCTTCTGCCCATGCCCAGGCCGATCTACGTTTGCGCGGCGCACATCGCTTCGCTTCTCACCGCCCTCACACGCACCCCCGCCGTCGCACAGGCCCCTGCGACGCCCGCGCCCCTCCGCGCCGCTGCCCAGGCAGTGCCTTCGCCCACGCCCCAGACGGTCGCGCCCAAGACCGCGCCAGCCCCTGTGCGCGCACGCCTCACCGTGAGCCAGGCCGTGGCCAACGCCCAGGCCCAGAGCCCCATCATCGCGGCCGCCCGCAAGAACGTCGAGGTGTCGGTAGCCCAGCTCAATCAGGCCTATTCCACCTACTACCCCAACCTCTCGCTGAGCAGCAGCTACCAGCACGCCTACTCCGAGAGCACGGTCACCGTGAACGGCAACAGCGTCGATCCCTCGACCGGATCGCTGGTCTTCAGCAAGAGCAACAAGACCCAGGCGAGCTCTCGCGACACCATCACCGGATCGACGAGCCTGACCCAGACCCTGTACGACTTCGGACAGCGCACCTTGCAGGTGCGCGCTGCCGAGCAGAACGTGGCCGCGCTGAAGAACCAGCTGGCCGGCAAACGGAATGACGTGACCTTGAACGTGCGCCAGCAGTTCTTCTCCGCATTCGTGAACCAGGTTCTGGTGAAGATCAACGAGCAGGCGGTGGCCAGCAACACCGAGCATGTGCGGCAGGCCGAAGAGCTGTATCGCGCAGGCACGAAGGCACGGGTCGACATCACCATGGCCCAGGCCAACCTCGCTACCGCTCGCTTCAACCTGGTGAAAGCGCAGGGCGCGCTTCGCACCGCCTGGGTGAATCTCAACGTGGCCATGGGAGCGCCCCGAGACACCCCGTACGACCTCGACCTCGAGCAGACCGATGACGTGCCGGTCTCCCTTGACACCCCACGCCTGCTGCAGATCGCGCTCGCCCGGCGCCCCGACCTGCTGGCCCTGCTGGCCCAGATGCGCGCCACCCTGTGCACCCTCGAACTGCAGTACCGCCTGAACCTGCCGGTGTTCAGCGCCTCGGTGTCGTACGGCTACACCGGCGTGCCCTCGCCCCTCGACGTGTTCTGGAACGGGGGCGTGAGCCTTCGGTGGAGCGTGTTCAACGGCTTCCTCACGCACTACCAGGCCAGCCAGTACCGCGCCCAGGCCGAGTCGCAGGCGTTGCAGCTCGAGAACCTGCGCCTCACCGTGTTCGGTCAGGTCGAGAATGACTGCATCGCGTTCGAGCAGGCGCGCATCGCGGTCGACACGGCCCAGGTGGGCGTCACCAACGCCCAGGAGAACTACCGCCTCGCGCGCGAGCGATACGCCGTGGGGCTGGGCAGCAGCGTCGACTTCATCGACGCCCAGACCACCCTCACCCAGGCACAGTCGAACCTTGCCACAGCCCAGAGCGACCTGCGCACGGCCCGAGCCCAGCTCGAGCGCGACACCGCCGTCGAGAGCATCAAGGACCTGCCCCCGCCGGCATCTCCCATCGTGCCGGAACGCATCCCCGGGAGCACGTTGAAGCTCCCCGACGTCCCCACCCCGCGCCCGGATTCCGCGACGAACCTCCAAGAGAGACGGCCATGA